The window GCATTTGCCGCATGTGTAGTAGCATTAGCGGGTTGTTCTACGCCACAAGTAGAATGGCAGCAAGATAATCAAGTAGAAGTATCTGCAGCGACAGTCACAATGAAAAGCAACCTGTGGCACAACAAAATGCCTACGATTGGGGAGGCTCAAGATAAGACTCTACATGGTGCTATCTACCTAGAGTCTGACTCACAATTACCAGCAACACTTGCGGTTGAGAGTGTGACGGTTAAACAGGGTGCAGATACCTTGTTGGTAACAGCTGACGATCTAGATTTAAGAACACACAGTGAAACGCAGTGGGAAGTTGCTTTTGTATGGCAGTTAGAGATCGACAGTGATAAGCCTGTTGATGTTGCGATTGAACTCAAAGATGGCGAAACCGTGAAGTGGCTAGTCGAGAAAGACGTTAAGGTAGATACGGTTTACTAAAACCTTAGCCTTAGCGAACAATGAACAATAAAAAAGGGAGAATGCGTTGGCATTCTCCCTTTTTAATAACGATTGATCACGCTTCGATTACTAGAAGTACTAACGGCTTATAAGTACTAACTTGTTAGAAGTGCTATCGGTTTAGAAGTGCTAACCGACGACAAGAACTAAACGACCAGAAGCGCGAATCGAATTAGTCTTCTAGGTCACCACAAAAGCGGTAGCCTTCACCGTGAATCGTCGCGATGATTTCTGGTGTGCCAGAAACAGATTCAAAGTGCTTACGAATACGACGGATTGTTACGTCTACAGTACGATCGTGTGGCTTAAGCTCACGGCCAGTCATCTTCTTAAGAAGGTCTGCACGTGTTTGGATCTTACCTGGGTTCTCACAGAAGTGAAGTAGAGCACGGAACTCTGAACGAGGTAGCTTGTAGCCTTCGCCATCTGGGCTAACCAGAGAACGACTGTTGATATCTAGTACCCAACCATTGAACTCGTACTTCTCAACGCTACGCTTTTCTTCTTGAACAGAGCTTGTGCTCATTGAACGGTTCAGAAGGTTGCGTGCACGGATAGTCAGCTCACGAGGGTTGAAAGGCTTTGTGATGTAGTCATCTGCGCCGATCTCTAGGCCAAGGATCTTATCAACTTCATTATCACGACCTGTTAAGAACATAAGCGCTACGTTTGCTTGCTCACGCAGTTCACGGGCAAGTAGTAGGCCATTCTTACCTGGAAGGTTGATGTCCATAATTACAAGGTTAACTTGGTTGTCAGATAGCACTTGGTGCATCTCTTCACCGTCGCTAGCCTCAAAAACAGCATATCCCTCTGCTTCAAAAATACTCTTTAGAGTGTTACGAGTTACTTGCTCATCTTCAACGATAAGAATCTGCGGGGTTTGCATTTGGCGGTACCTAAATTTGTGACGAAACTGTGCTAATAGAATAAATTCTAGGCAAAACATAACATACAGGTAATGTATTTTTGATGATAACTTAAAGTTTTCAAAAAAACACTTACTTCCAGCTATCTGCCTTCCTTGAAGTATTGCCCAATAACGTAGATCCAGTACGCCTTTCAATCATTCTTTTAGTGATTTAAGAGGATTCTATAATGTTAACAGCATGCTAACAACGCGAGAATGTTAATTCCATTCAGTTTGTTGATTTACATCAATTGCCGTATCGCAACAAACTTTAATAGTATGGCTACAACTTAACCAATGTTATGGTGACTATTTAGCACCAAAATAAGAATGATTATTCGAGATGTTTCGCACATCTTGCTTGCTAAAGACCGGACTATGAACCAAGGAAGCTGAAAGCTGTCCTTAGAGTCTAGTAGATAAATATGCTCAATCAACTTTTATTTCGTATTCAATTGGGCATAGAACAATGAAAACAAAGGATTAATCTTAATAACATATAAAAGCATAGAGGCTCACCTGACTTAATAGGTTTGCCTTACTCACGGAGGATATATGCACGATATAACACCTGACTTATGTGATGAGTTTGAAAGCAAAGTCACGCTACTGAATATGCCATTACAGAACTTCGGCCAGCGTGGTGCGTTCTGGGGAAAAATTGTAACAGTTCGTTGTTATCACGATAATTCCAAGGTTCGTGAGGTTTTAGAGACCGATGGCTGCGGCAAAGTACTCGTTGTAGACGGTAATGGGTCGTGTCAAAAAGCGTTACTTGGCGACCAATTGGCTATTTTAGCCATAGAAAATGGCTGGGAAGGTGTCATTGTGAATGGTGCGGTTCGAGATGTGGCGATGATGGCGCAGATGGATCTTGGTATTCAAGCTCTAGGAGCCTCTCCATTTAAAACCGAGAAGCATGGTGTTGGGCAAGTTAATGTCACGCTCACGGTACATAATCAACTGATTCAACCAGGTGATTACATTTATGCCGATTGGAATGGTGTGTTAATTTCAACTGAATTGTTAATTGAATCGTAATGGCCTCATCAATAAAGAAGTGGGATAGATTAGAAGCGGAACCCTAATCCTACTTCAACACCTTGTTGCCACTCTTCATAGTCAAGGGTGGCATGCATATCTAGATTGTCGGTTAGCTGCACGCGGCTGGAAAGCTCTGCGGCTACCGATTTCTCATTGTCTTCGGTTTCATTGTTATAGGTGTGTAGAGAGCTGTTGAAAGAGACTCTTTCGGAAAACT is drawn from Vibrio sp. SNU_ST1 and contains these coding sequences:
- the arcA gene encoding two-component system response regulator ArcA, whose translation is MQTPQILIVEDEQVTRNTLKSIFEAEGYAVFEASDGEEMHQVLSDNQVNLVIMDINLPGKNGLLLARELREQANVALMFLTGRDNEVDKILGLEIGADDYITKPFNPRELTIRARNLLNRSMSTSSVQEEKRSVEKYEFNGWVLDINSRSLVSPDGEGYKLPRSEFRALLHFCENPGKIQTRADLLKKMTGRELKPHDRTVDVTIRRIRKHFESVSGTPEIIATIHGEGYRFCGDLED
- a CDS encoding putative 4-hydroxy-4-methyl-2-oxoglutarate aldolase; its protein translation is MHDITPDLCDEFESKVTLLNMPLQNFGQRGAFWGKIVTVRCYHDNSKVREVLETDGCGKVLVVDGNGSCQKALLGDQLAILAIENGWEGVIVNGAVRDVAMMAQMDLGIQALGASPFKTEKHGVGQVNVTLTVHNQLIQPGDYIYADWNGVLISTELLIES